Genomic window (Peromyscus leucopus breed LL Stock chromosome 15, UCI_PerLeu_2.1, whole genome shotgun sequence):
TCATTATGTACTAGCTTCCAGATCCCCCCTCCAGTTCTGGACTGGGCATTTTCAGAATGGGGTGATGCTGTTGATCCCTTACTATAGTATATACTTTTAAGTAGCACATATATCTCAGGTTGACAAATTTTGACCTAAGCAGAAGACCAAACAACATTTAACTTAAAGATTTTAGTTATGTGAGGATTACAATGAATTCCTTTTACAGGAAGAAACAggttgtaattttttaaataatcggCACCAGGAGATGCATATGTCTTGTACTCACGGTAGTACTTAGCAGTAGTACTTAGGACTAGTAAACCGTGGAGGAGAGTGTCACATTTTATTGCATATAATTGTCTGAAAACACATCGGATCTTTGATATTAatgaatttattgatttatttatttttggttagttataatactttttttttttttagtggtttAAGTATCTACCAATTTGGAGATCTTAATTCTTTGTTGTACTTGTTCACAGGTGGCAAACTCTGGTCATATATCAGTAAATTTCTAAACAGAAGTTCTCAAGAAAGCTTTGACATTAAGGAAACGAAACCTTCCTTGCCTCATCACGTTTACCTGCAGCAGCCAAGTGCTAGTCCTCAGGACAGCAGCAGCTTTGAGTCCAGAGGGAGCGGCACGGGGGGCATGTTAAAGGTCCTGCCGCTGAAGACTAGTCTCACCCCAAGTTCTCAAGAGGATAGCAACCAGGAAGACGACGACGACGGCCAGGATGGTTCTCCCAAATGGCCGGATTCAGGCTCCAGTTCAGAGGAGGAGTGTACGGCTGGCTACCTAACACTGTGCAATGAGTATGGGCAGGAAAAAATTGACCTGGGGTCTTTGAATGAGGAGTCTACCATGCAGCCTGAGGGGGAGAGTGCTGacacccaggctgtcctcagttTCCCGGCACCCCTTGCTGCTGACAGTCTGAGCACTAGCACCCAGCTCAAGTTCTTCCCTGGAGATGAGGACCTAGAAGCAGCTTGTTCCCCTCAGACATCTGATTCCCTCACTATGTCAAAAAACAGCCCTATGGAGTTCTTTAGAATCGACAGTAAGGACAGCACAAGTGAGCTCCTGGGACTGGACTTTGGCGAGAAATTGCACAGTTTGAAACCAGAACCTTTGAAAGTGCTCTTTACCCTTGCAGATGGAGACGGAGAAGGCAAGAGAGAGACGGAAGCTGAGGACTCCATCAGCCGGGGCTCAGATGACTCCGTCCCAGTCATTTCATTCAAAGAAGCTGCTTCTGAGGACGTCAGTGGTGCTGAGGAAGGCAGGCCCGACCTTCTCGTAAACCTACCTGGTGAACGGCAGCCAACCAAAGAGGCTTCAGCACTGGATGCTGCTAAGTTCTCACAGGCCAGTGCAGGCAGGCTAGAGAGTAAACTGTTGGAAGCCCCGGATGTGTTAGGCCTCAGGCTGAGTTCCGAACAGTACCATGGCCTGGGAAAAGAAGGTCCGGAGGAACTGAGTGATCCCACTACACCCCTGCCCTGTGGTGTGACCCCAAAGCACCATGCTCAGGCAGATCTCGGGGCGTTATTCACAGCTGCTGTTGATCACGGTAGCTCAGGAGACCAGTGTCTGTTACCCAGCTCATATCCTGAGTCTGAAGGGCTGGGACAAGTGGAGGCAGTGGTCACTGCACACGACACAGGAGAAAGCCTGTCCCACATTTCTAGTCCACGCTCAGGTGCCAAGGGGCAccgcgcacacacagacactgccACGGTGGAGGAAGTGTTACTGTTCACAGAGCAGGCTAAAGAGGAACCGAGCTCTCTGTTTCAGAGAGACTCTGAGACCAAGGAGCAAAGCGTGCTTGCCCTGGGAGGAGACAAGGAAATCCATCAAATTTTTGAGGATCTTGATAAGAAATtagcagtgagctccaggttcttcATCCCAGAGGGCTGTGTTCAGAGATGGGCAGCTGAAATGGTGGTAGCCCTTGACGCCTTGCACAGAGAGGGGATTGTGTGCCGCGATCTGAACCCAAACAACATCTTATTGAATGATGGAGGTCAGGAACTTTCgcaaatgcatttctttttattcgCTGTTGCTTCCAATTAACTGAGTAGGCGTTTTATCTTGTAATTAGTATCTTCATTTCCTGTCTAGAGCTTCATTATCAGTGCGGCAAATTCACCCCCAGTAATAGCCTCTAGTACTTAATGATGCCATTATTCTTAATGATACTGTTTTTAGCTACAAAAGGAGTAATTACAGTTCGCTTCTgcagaaaatggaagagaaaaatgttttgatTTCTCCTGTCGTTTTGTTTTTAGGACACATTCAGCTAACGTATTTTAGCAGGTGGAGTGAGGTTGAAGATTCCTGTGACAGCGATGCCATAGCGAGAATGTACTGTGCCCCAGGTTAGAGCAATCTCCTCAAATGCTTCGCTTGAAAAGGTGGCTCgtggctcttccttctctgtaCAACTTGTGGTTTTTACGTATGTGTTGGGTCTGCTTATCCGTCCTTTCAGCcctccaaagaagaaaagtaggggattgaactgtgtgtgtgtgtgtgtgtgtgtgtgtgtgtgtgtgtgtgtacacttaccGCCCTTGTTAAAAACATTTATGTATCTCTGGAAACTCATTGAATTCTTTGAAGTGTCTTAAGCAAGGCCTTATGTCCCCTGAGCCTTTTCACATGGGTGAACTTTATTAAGTTTTATTAAGATGTCAATGAAATTCCCAAGGCTAACAGTGGGTAAAATGTGTTCTTTCGATGCAGTGTGCCTTCAGGGATGAACTATCCTGGAAGTTGTGAACACATTTTAAGACATTCTATATTTGAGAGCATAACAAACCTGTTCCCCCCACTTTAAAATGGCCCGTGTAGCCAAACACTTGACTCGAGTCTCTCTTGCCCTTACTGCCTGCTCACTATTTTTTGAACATTACCGATGTATTACTGTGGCCACGGGGGCCTCTGTAGGCAGCCCTAGCTAAGCCTGTAGGTTGGATATGAGTTAGTCCTGTCAGTGCAGGTGGGCTCTGTTTTAATCCACAGCTTCCTCCCCTAACCCGAGCACCGAGTTTCATAGACGAGCACTTTATTCATTACTTGCCCACTGACTGTCAGGTGTCCCCACTGATGGAGCAGACAGGATTTGCTAGGTGCATGGTCTAGTTGGTACTAGCTCCCTGTCATGTCCTGTTAACCTTGTTTAGCAAAACCTTCATTGTTAGGAGTGGCTGGGCTGAGGAAAGGCAAATTTTCAACCCATAATGCACATCCTCAAGCTTTGTACCCCCAACAACCACTTGGGACCTGATACTGTTTATGTAGTTAATggagtaacaaaaacaaacaaacaaaaaatgtagtgAAATCACTTGATCTTGCTTTCACAGGCGCCGCTTTCTAATTTGGTACCAGCTAGCATGAGTATGTTTATTAATTACAATGAATTTGGAAGTTTTAGAGTCCGCCTTAAGTTTGGGAGATCCTGTGAGTAAAGTGTGATTTATCCTGAAGTGGGGTCCAGTGTGTTGTGAGGATCAGAGCTGGATGCCGTGGGTGTATGCTTGTTCCGGATGCTGTTGCTGCCTACTCAGCTCTGGCTTCCATTCCGAAAAGTGGCTGTTAGGCTATTTTGCCATCTAAGCACATCAAGGCCAGTTCTACTTTAGCATCTGAGAGCTTCTGTATAATGGGATGAAACTATTCTGTATAAACTCGAGGTTTCACGTACCGACTTACTACGTTTCCAATTCCTAACTTCCTTTCTTTGGGAATACCACTCCTCGAGTTtggccagcaggtggcagtgCACCACTAATGGATTCTCGCCTCCCTGCAGCCCTCTTCCAGGTTGTTGTCCTTCATAGTGTTTGGGGGAAAAATCCAGCCAAACTGTAGTCCAAAGAGAGGCTTTGTTGTAATTGTTTGCACGAAAGAATTGCACCTCCCAGCTGCTTAGCTGCTCAGTGCATGAGCAGCAGGGAGGTCCCTCCAACCCTTGGGCAGATCCACTTCAGCAACAAGGAGAAACAAACCAGGAATGGCCTTACCCAAGAGTGAGTCTCACCTGCTAGCTAACATGACCTCAGACCTAGAGAGGTAGGGCCTTCTTTGTAATCCTAAGGGAGAGTGGGGAAGCCTCGCTTAGAACCGAATAGCAGCCCTGCCTGTGAGTAGGTAGTCTTCCTTCTCATTGGGAGAGAGCCGCGGTAAGGGCCGGCATTCACCTGCAGTGACCACAAGGCAGGAAGTAAATAGTCCCCAGGCAGTAAGTTCCCTCCCACTTCCCAACTCTGACCTGAGCACCGACTGCTGCCTCAGTCACTGGAGCTGGAGCAGCTCCTGTCTGGCAGAAAGTAAAGGTCAGAGGGTGAGGTGGAGTCTTGCCCTCTGCTTGTAcagctcccctgcccctcccccctctgGGAATCCTTAGCACCTGTTTGTTCAGAACCATCACCCACCTGTCTGTACTTTATACCATCAGTGTATCCTTTTATCTTGTGGATGGTGTGCCTTGATATTTTGAGAAAAGTTTCCAGTAACAGATTCGATTTACATGGACAGAAACTTGAGCAAATGCCAGACTAGCAGGGGGGCCATTATTCTGTTCTATAAATAAGTTTAGACCAGAAAACACTCACAGAAACCCGGGAATCAACATGCTTTGGTCTAATTGAGGGGGAAAGCAAGACAGATAAATTTTGAAGTGCAAATGATCACCTTCTGTTATTTAAGACTCGCTTCTGCCGACTTTGTGATCTTGGATTGAAAGCCACAGCCCTCCAGCCATGGGCACTGCTAAGGCAGTTCCGGGCTCCCAAGTTTCTGCAATAAAACcaagaacttaaaaaaagaaaaagatgcccTTTCATGCTAAAGAAAACAGACCCAGCAACACAAAGACAGAAACCGTGGCGCGCTCTCTGTCTACGGCTGTGGAAAAGCCAGCCCTTAAACGGCTGCAGCTGCAGACCCATCAAGAGGGTCTGAGACTAGGAATTCAGGCATCAGACTCAGCCCTGTTTTCAGAGGCCAGGCGTCCTCTCAGGTGCGTTTTGTTCCTTCGGTTATCTAGTGAGGTTTTATTAAACAAACACCATTCATGGTAAATGGGTTCCTTTCGTACCACAGACACtcgggatggagggaggaaagaaaaaagcagagatGTGCCAGGTAGGCAGAGGGTGTGCAGCACTGAGTGGGACTGTCTGCAGCCCTGTCCTCTCTGCAGGCACTCCCTCCCTCAGGAGCTCCTGGACACACTGGGAGATGTGGTGGAGCAGAAGCCAGGCGCTGCTCACCTGTCTCCAGAGCACTTGCTTGTAGCAACtctgattttatttctgttgctgtagaaACCACAACTTCACCAATTTTTTGGTCCAAGGACTTGAAACATTTCTTCACTTGGTAGCATAGAATAAATTTTTGTTATGGCATTTTTAGtgtaatagaaaaacaaaaatatgttggGGGCTATAGTTAATGTTTTCTTAGCAGTGTTTTTTCTTAGCAGTCTTGACTTACTGTCAAAGGCAGCTAGAAATGTAGCTACCCTGTGAAGTACAAAGACTGGCTGAGTATTGAGTGTGCAGGCTCGGACAAGTGCTCAGGGTCAGTCACGTGTTAGTTACTAAGCTAACACCACTCACATTCCCATCGTACTCTTAAACAAGCCCCTGGGCATCTTCACTGTTATTTTCCACCCCACTAAGagactttaattttaaatatttgaaatttacatTGATATTTCTTGCAGGATTATCAGCCTGGAGAATTTCTAGTTGAGGGTGTGTATGAATTGAAGAACTCCCCCCATAGTTTTCAGGGCAGCCCATCTCCACGCTCCCGGATAGCAAACGACAGCTTTGCTTCCTCTGTTAGGCAATTTCACACTTGAAAACAGCTCACAGCTGACGGTGGAAAGTGAAACACAGAAAAGTAACATTGGAAAGTGACTTCCATTCCATGCTCCCCAGCCCACTGCTGAGAGTCCATGGATGTATTTGGGGGGATAGTCTCCCTTGACCTTCTCTGTAAGAGcctttccctccatttctttcttggtAAGCGTGGTACTCAGCAGCATAGTTAGATATTTGCTAGGAGTCAACCCAGGGGTGGTTTAAGAGGGTGAGACTGTCGATGCTGTTATGTCCAAGACTTAGATGTCTTGAGCATCGCTCACTCCAAACCTGTCGCCAACTCCCTGCATGGCCTCAGACAGGTTATTGAAGACCTTCCAGGACTCCACTTAATAGTAGTAAGTAGATGTGTGGAGTGGAAATCAATCACCTCTGTCAGTCTCCTGACACCCTTCTTACACAAAATTCAGTCAGAATTCAAGTTCATCTGGGCAGAATCCCACCCAACAGTATCGTTAAGAGAATTATTTTTCTTGGAAGACTTTTAAAAGTACATATTTTTACTTACTTGTATATAAACTATTTATTGTGGAAATGAGGGacttattgaaaacattttaattagagGAAGAAACCAGACACTTTTGAATGCACCAAAAGTCGAGTGCGTGATTCTCAGCAACAATAAGAATTATTTAAAGAAGTGAGGTTTATTTAAATGCGAGAGTTTAAGAGTCCTAGAGTGATGTCAGTAGGCAAGAACGAAATAATAACTAAAGCTGTGCATTCAGAAGTCGTGAGGACATAAGCAGGAAATGTGATTGTGGCCTTGGAGTCTTTTCCTCTCCTGGAGAAAGTAATGGATGGTACGGCTGAGCTGCGTGTGTGGCTAAGATGCTTGCTGAACTGAGGGTATTGGTAtaattccccccccccagcaaaaCTTGATCAGTAGGTCCCTGGTACATggatatttctgtatttttctggACTGATCAGCAAGTGTCTTTTGTCCTTTGCCTCTAGTTCTTGCTGTAAAGCCAATTTATTTCTTTCAAGGAGAGTAAACTATGAAATTTCCAGAAAAGAGTGGGAATTTCACACTTGCTCTCCACCACATGCCGAAGCAAAAGGAGCGTCAGGTCAGAGGGCTTTCCTGTCTAGGTGAGGAAGCCcttctattggagaaattattttggccactccacgtagttaaaaggatatttatttaatggcgtaactcacaaattaagtaatgggtaggtcgcagggtctggggaaggtgtaatgcagtccagcggtgttctccggagctctgcacagtcaatctgcaccggtcagcgtcccggcaccgagcgcgcgcccagagcgagcgctggcccatccagctcttgggtccccaggcgcctcccctcgccccgcctcgtaggcgtgacagttgccagagtctcaatgggggttggaacttccagaaccaagctggaatggctacccactacatctccccctttttgtctaaataagaaggttctaaactaatacaagactatatacaaaggaatggttatcaaatattgtccagaaataatgagagaggcggggcgagggaggcgcctggggacccaagagctggatgggccagcgctcgcgctgggcgcgcgctcggtgccgggacgctgacccatccagctcttgggtccccaggcgcctcccctcgccccgcctcgtaggcgtgacagttgccagagtctcaatgggggttggaacttccagaaccaagctggaatggctacccactacacccttCTGAGCCAAGGGGAGCAAAGAGGGAGGGTAGGTGGGCTTGAGGCTCTGGTGCCCTGGGATCCCTCCCAGGCCCAGATAGGAAGGGCCCTGGAGCCTCTTGTACCCTAACTTGATCTGCCACCCTCACCTAGTTAAGATCCCAATGTCTTGATGTCACACTTCTCATATTGGGCCACAGTGTGACTTGTCTCTAGAGTGAGAAtgagattggggggggggcgacACTGAAGAGCTTAGCTCCTGTCATTTGGTGTCTTAGTGCTGTACGCGTTCATGCATCATAAGAAACATGTCGGCTGTTAGATTTAGGAAATGTATAAGGGTGGCAGATAGGTAGTGTTCATGCTGGAATTCAGTGGTGAGGGCACCTTTAgtctgtttcctgttgctgtaattGAGAAAGTCAACACAcagaagagagtttattttggcttttagtTTTGGAGGTTCTAGCGCAGGCTTAGTTGGCCTTGTTTCTGTCTATCAGGGCAGGAGTGTGTGGGGCCAGGAGCTTCCCTCATGCTTGGAGCCTACAATGCTCTTCAAGGACGTGCCCCCAGTGACCTGAAGACTTCCTGCTAGACCTCAACTCTTAAAAGTTCCTTGgcctcagggttggggatttagctcagtgatagagcacttgcctagcaagcacaaggccctgggtttggtcttcagctctggggaaaaaaaagttccttGGCCTCCTGTAGTGCCAAGTTGGGGACTTCAGCACTCAGACCCGTGGGGAGTTTAATACCCAGACTTTGGATCATTAAGAGGAGGTTAATTTAGCCTGGTATTTTTGCCACCCCCTTACTTTCTGATCTGATGCACGTTTTGTTTTCGGAGGACAGGTCCTGGGAAGCAGTACCTACAGAGTGATGTTTCTTATCTTGGTGGTGGGGTTGAGGCAACTGGCCGCAGCATGGTGCTGCTCTAAAGAAGGAAGGGCCTTCCTTTCCTTTGCCTCCAATATTTAGCAGAGAAGATAGAATGCTGAATCTTGgagtgtgtgtacacgtgcacgagtgtgtaggtgtgtgtgcatgtatacacgaGTGTGTGCGTGCTTAtctatacatgtgcatgtggagaccagaggttgataaTCTGGTGtgttcctctattgctttccacaTTATTTTTGAGTCAGTCTTTCAGTGAATGTGGAACTTGCTGTTAGGCTAGAGTGCCTGGCTAGGGAGCCCATGAGTATCTTCCTGTTTCTGGTCCTTGCTGCCCCCAGCATGCCTGATTTTTAATGGGTTTGGAGttttgaactgaggtcctcatatttgtgcagcaagcactgtacccGCTGAGCTACCCTGCTGGCCTAGAATGCTGAATCTTCAGCACCAAGTTCCTAAGCCTTTGAGTACTTCTTTCATTTAAACCATATTCTTACTTCCTATAAAATCTTGTGTCTCAGTCTCCATGCCACACTGAAGGCTTATTCCTTCTAAGCAGTTCTTCACAAATATTCCCTTCAGATAACATCTGGAAATGCTAAGGTTTTCAAAAGTGAATGGTGGGGAGGCCGACGGCGCTGCAGAAGTTCCGTTAACAGCAGAGCACGCCACCCTGGCCCTCCTAACCGGCAGCGGAGCAGTGGGAAGAGCCCTGTGCCTGTCATTCTGTTTCCAGTTGGCCTTTTTCTCATCCATCAGCCATAATGGCTTTGGTCGGGAGCACTGTGACACCCGATGGCCATTCAGAGCGGAGTTGCTGTGAGGTGATCAGTGGAGAATGGAGCCTGCTGGTGTTTTCTCCTGTTAGAAATGTGGGCTGAGGGAGGAAGCAGGATTGTGTAGCACTAGGAACTATCATCATAATCGGTCacccagaagccacatggcaCTCACCTGCTCCTTATTTGATCCCCCAAGAAAACGGCGTGTACTGACACCTATAAACTCTTGAAGAAGTAATTCTTGGCCCCAGAGTGCGAAATCAAGTGAAATCAAAGTGTTTTGACTCCAGTTGTGCAGATAATTCAGGGAAGTTTAGAACGTGGTTGCCAGGTGAGTGGGAGAGGCCTAGTCTGAGCCAGCCAGTGTGGCCTGTGGTCCTAtcttgctccccaccccacagcaGCCCCTGGGGGCCGATCACCCAGTTACCTAAGACCAGCTGAAttaggagaggaggcagaaagcaggTTGGAGTCCAAGGTGAGCtcagagcaggctgtgtgaggaggaggaggaggagaggaggaggaggaggaggaggaggagggctgtgcCTTGTTccctgggaggaaagagggaggcacAGCACAGTCTCCATGGATAGAGCCATGTTCTTGTGCCCTGTGTGACAAGTGTGCCTCAAGCACAAGCAGTGGGTCATCGCTGGAGAACTTGGGAAGTTCGGAATGGTCAGTGGGGCAGGCAGTGTTTCTGAAACAAGATAGAGAGAACAAAATGTTCCTTTGAAAGGATAGGCTGGGAGTGGgtgttcttgtctgtctgtctgtctgtctgtctgtctgtgtgcaaaTTAAGATCTACCACGGAGATGTTGTGATCATTTAGGCAGGTAAGTCTCACCTGATCAGAcaaactggctttgaacctgGGGCTCCTGTGAATAGCTGTGATTTTTCAGACTTACGTTCTAGCCACTAAAGCTTTGATCATTTAGTTTACAAGTATTAGAGGGACTGTCTGAACCTGTAATGAAATGTAACTTTGAAGACTGGGGTAGAGGGTGTAGCCCAGGAGTGGCCTTGGGTACAATCAATGACATTGCAATTAAGTTTTACTCTCTTGTTGCCGTGGCTTCATTTGTAAAATTCCGTCTTAGTTGTgagaaattaaaacttaaaatcaatCGTCTCTACACTGGACCTGGCAGCACTTGtagcccagcacttggaaggctgagatggAAGGGTCATGAGTTCATGGTCAGCTAGACCTGGGCAAGGCCGTCTTAACTCCTAACACCCAAAGAAAAGATTTTCCTGTATCTAAAGTAATACCTGGATCTTAGTTAGATAGTGTATCtgtctatgattttgtttttgaaaacattaaaataacaacaataacaacaaaatctgaTACCCATGGTCCCTGGAGAGCCAGTAGGCATGAGTCTGTTACAACAAGTCACGTCTTTCTCAGCATCGGGTGCTGGGTCCTCATGCTGGGCAGGGCCAAGAACCTGGACTTCTCCCCAatgtcttcctcctgcctggtGTTTGCCAACCTTTTTGCCTTTCCCAGGCCCATGCTACCTGCAGCAGGGCAGCCACTGTGTTTTGCGGGGAGCATTAGGAAGTCTCACTCCGCAGCATAGTGAAGCCACTCTCAACTGGCTAGTGCTGCCGTTAGCAACGGCCTGACTCCCGCTTTTGACATCTCTAAGCTACGTTCCTCCTGCCATTAAACTTCCAAGTCTACAAGGTGTAAAAGGGCAGAGGACTTGAGATAGATCATGGTGCTTAAAACAAACATCCTAGGATATTTATAGGTGCTTTGAATGTCGTGAATGAACAGTGCTATAAGATGCAATTGGAATATGTatttaacaaacatttattaaatgcCCCCTGTGTCCCAGGAACTATGCCTGGGAGCCAGAAACAAAGACATAATTGGTATAATATTGACAGTTACTTTTGAAGTTATATCAAAGGAGACTACCCCAACAGAGGACATATACAATTGGCTAACTAGGATGTTAATAGACCTTCATAGGCAGCTACTTGTATTTATAGAATGGAAATGCTCTGAGCTAACAAAAGACATGCTTAGCTGCCCCTCTTCCCACAGTTGAGCCCATATAATGTTGGACACAAAACTGCTTTCTTGggtctttctctttgctctttagTCATCAGCTGTAGTGGAGACTAATGCTTAGCCCCTGCATAGAAAATCTTTACACACAGCAAGAGCTGGGAGAGAAATTGACTAGGATTTTGTAATTCTAGTCCCTTTCAATTAGCAACAGATGCTGCAGGGAGAGCTTGTCTGTGTGGGAGCGTGGGACTAATGCTTCCCAGCGCTAGCCGAGGGAtgctgcagcaggaggaagatGTTCTTCCCCTGGTTCACATGTCACTGATGACAGATGGTTTACTAAACCACCTTTCTTTACTGTCTAAGTGCACTACTTACGCCTGGCTCCCTTGTAAGaacttaaaatctggactgtttTAAATTTCACAAAATACTTAGAAATTTTGGGATAATTTGGATATGCCAGCTTCTCTTATTCCCACTGTTATAAGTGTGTGCATGGTGCTTAATTTTAAGTTAATGaaattttgcctttatttttatgttgtttctcTCTGATCCTAAAAGATAATAtgtttttcttggttgtttttccaAGAGGGAGTTTTAGCATCCTAAGAGCTGCGGagatgagatggttcagttggtaaggCGCCTGCTGCAAAGACAGGGGTTGAATttggacccagcacccacataaaaagctaggtcatggcacatgtctgtcaccccagcactgggtgtggggtagagacaggtggattcctgaagaatcctggccatccagtctagccAATCTGGCCGGTCTCAGGTACATTGAGGATCTGTCATAGAAAGTAAGTGGAGAGCACATGAGGAAGACTGACGTCCAACTTGTAACCTGCGCACATGCAGGgatacacacaagacacacacacaaggctaGACACTTAGTGTAGCCACCActgacatgcacatacacatgtatatacacaaggGCAGACAGTGTAGCCAACATTGACATGTACACACGTATGCGTACACGAAAGGTCAGACATTTAAATAGTTTAGTCAGCactgacatgcacacatgtgggcatACATACATGACATACACACAAGATCAGACACATAGTGTAGCTAacactgacatgcacacacacatgcatatacacaaggGCAGACACTTAGTGTAGCCAACATTGACATGTACACACGTATGTACACACGAAAGGGCAGACACTTACATAGTGTAGTCAGCACTGATATAtacacactcatcacacacacaaaatcagatacttagtttttgtttttgacaatttGCAAAAAAGAGCATCCTGTAGCATCAGACAGCtatatttctccttttcccaaAGAATACTTACGCTGTGATTTTAGTgttgtgtgtgagtctgtggctGTGAATTGGTCCCTATGTCTGGTGTTTGTGATATTACTTACGAGACATTGTTGAGTGTGACAGTGTTGACTTACTGGGAGTGTTATTTAAAAACTTTACTTGCTACAATTTCTGCTTTTTCATTAAGTTTTATTTCTAccccaagaaagaaaagtagtAAAATCTCtaagattttatgtatttttaagagTGTAGCTAAGAACAATCTAGCATCTTCCTTTATCTACAGGTATGTAGATATGTGTCCCTTCTCCGTGCCCTTGGATGTTGTGGTGGTGTTTGTCTTTCGAGACAGTCTCATACTGTAGGCCAAgatgacttggaactcactgtgtagcctagactTTCTTCAAACTTGTGAATCATCCTGCTTTGAACTACCAAGggttggagttataggtgtgaGCTATCATGCCTCGATCTAGGAGGAATACTTAAATAGTTATCCTAAATTAAAGTAGAATTTTTCTACATGTaaaattctcttaaaattttgaatttactGATTTCCTCCATTTCAGGGAAAGCTAGTGAGGACACCATGCTGACAGCAGAGGTTATGAAATTTTTCCTTGAAGGCattttaacatcttttaaaagtaaGGCAAATTCTGAATTTGGGATGTTGGAGGACCACAGTTACTTAAAATACACAGCTGACTCATCTGTAAGCTTTGTAGGAAGGTGGCTTTCATTCAAAGCTTGAGTGAGTTTAACCtgcatttttatgttttcctcAATTTTCAAGTATGGTTTCCAGCAGAGTTTTAGCTCTgtcattggttttatttttgtcttgagcCTTTGCTAACCCCTGAGTTCAAACTGCACAGCCTGGGGTTGCAGGTCTGGTCCATCAGGTGTGCAGGTG
Coding sequences:
- the Rps6kc1 gene encoding ribosomal protein S6 kinase delta-1 isoform X3 → MASRQGSPSRTFSLSLSADSSAAGAVAADSEPNRAEDRESRSLFPSSLKPRLGRRDYLEKAGELIKLAVKKEEEDDYEAASDFYRKGVDLLLEGVQGESSPTRREAVKRRTAEYLMRAESISSLRATPQLDSGLQPPGSLSSRPPWNLRSPAEELKAFRVLGVIDKVLLVMDTRTEQTFILKGLRKSSESSRSRKTIIPRCVPNMVCLHKYIVSEESVFLVLQHAEGGKLWSYISKFLNRSSQESFDIKETKPSLPHHVYLQQPSASPQDSSSFESRGSGTGGMLKVLPLKTSLTPSSQEDSNQEDDDDGQDGSPKWPDSGSSSEEECTAGYLTLCNEYGQEKIDLGSLNEESTMQPEGESADTQAVLSFPAPLAADSLSTSTQLKFFPGDEDLEAACSPQTSDSLTMSKNSPMEFFRIDSKDSTSELLGLDFGEKLHSLKPEPLKVLFTLADGDGEGKRETEAEDSISRGSDDSVPVISFKEAASEDVSGAEEGRPDLLVNLPGERQPTKEASALDAAKFSQASAGRLESKLLEAPDVLGLRLSSEQYHGLGKEGPEELSDPTTPLPCGVTPKHHAQADLGALFTAAVDHGSSGDQCLLPSSYPESEGLGQVEAVVTAHDTGESLSHISSPRSGAKGHRAHTDTATVEEVLLFTEQAKEEPSSLFQRDSETKEQSVLALGGDKEIHQIFEDLDKKLAVSSRFFIPEGCVQRWAAEMVVALDALHREGIVCRDLNPNNILLNDGGHIQLTYFSRWSEVEDSCDSDAIARMYCAPEVGAVTEETEACDWWSLGAVLFELLTGKTLVECHPAGINTHTTLNMPDCVSEEARSLIQQLLQFNPLERLGAGVAGVEDIKSHPFFTPVDWAELTR